A single region of the Salvia miltiorrhiza cultivar Shanhuang (shh) chromosome 8, IMPLAD_Smil_shh, whole genome shotgun sequence genome encodes:
- the LOC130998715 gene encoding cytochrome P450 71A1-like — MKMLPLMKKVQAEIRRLAGKKDIEKLPRETIKKCSINGYEIEGGSMVFINAWAIARDPSTWENADEFLPERFLAAEIDVRGQNPTVIPFGFGRRGCPGIGIPMFEIELALANVLCKFEWEWQCIRRMLFPLFLNSFSKT, encoded by the coding sequence ATGAAGATGCTTCCGTTGATGAAGAAAGTGCAAGCAGAGATAAGGCGATTGGCCGGAAAGAAAGACATAGAGAAACTCCCAAGAGAGACTATCAAGAAATGTAGCATAAATGGTTATGAAATTGAAGGTGGAAGTATGGTGTTTATCAATGCTTGGGCTATTGCAAGAGACCCCTCCACGTGGGAAAATGCAGATGAGTTCTTGCCGGAGAGATTCTTGGCGGCCGAGATCGACGTGAGGGGTCAGAATCCGACGGTGATTCCGTTTGGATTTGGCCGGAGAGGGTGTCCTGGGATTGGAATCCCCATGTTTGAAATCGAACTTGCATTGGCAAATGTTTTGTGCAAATTTGAGTGGGAATGGCAATGCATAAGAAGAATGCTCTTCCCCTTGTTCCTAAACTCATTTAGTAAAACTTGA
- the LOC130999265 gene encoding 6,7,8-trihydroxycoumarin synthase-like, giving the protein MQFILILFLALPIILILYFKTQNPKHAKQELPPPGPPRLPFIGNMHQFDGRSPHTYLHRLSKQYGAVMSLKLGFRRLVVISSAEAVKEVMKSHDAVFSSRPALAALRRLSYDGLDFAFSPYTETSKEMKKISTVHLFNTKQVQTFLPIMRDEASKMVEKIARDASSSAATDLSETIMSFAANTVARIVLGKSYGNFFHLLHDAEAVLGDLFMEDFLPWLRWIDNLSGMAAKLDKIFQDMDTFCEEVIEEHMNPNRPKSMEGDIIDVMLRMKRDGSASFDITLDHIKALLVGIIIGGGDGTATALEWALTALMKKPLSMKKVQAEIRQLAGKKEMIDEEDIEKLPYLRAVVKETLRLFPPGPLLLPRETIKKCSINGYEIEGGTMVYINAWAIARDPTTWENADEFLPERFLAAEIDVRGQNPMVIPFGFGRRGCPGIGMGMSAIELALANVLHKFEWELPHGMKEEDIDFDSEPGFGLHKKNALRLVAKVVM; this is encoded by the exons atgcaatttattttaattttattcttagcTCTTCCCATAATCCTCATCCTCTACTTCAAAACACAAAACCCTAAGCATGCCAAACAAGAACTCCCTCCACCGGgcccaccgcggctgccgttcATCGGCAATATGCACCAATTCGACGGCAGATCCCCGCACACGTACCTCCACCGCCTCTCGAAGCAGTACGGCGCCGTCATGTCCCTCAAGCTCGGATTCCGGCGGCTCGTCGTGATCTCCTCGGCAGAGGCAGTGAAAGAGGTCATGAAATCGCACGACGCCGTTTTCTCGAGCCGGCCGGCTCTCGCCGCTCTCAGGAGGCTGTCGTACGACGGCCTCGACTTTGCGTTCTCGCCCTACACGGAGACGTCGAAGGAGATGAAGAAGATCTCCACCGTGCATCTCTTTAACACGAagcaagttcaaacttttcttCCAATTATGAGAGATGAAGCGTCGAAGATGGTGGAGAAGATAGCTAGAGACGCCTCTTCATCGGCCGCCACAGATTTGAGTGAGACGATAATGTCGTTTGCTGCTAACACCGTCGCTAGAATTGTATTAGGGAAGAGCTATGGAAATTTCTTCCACCTTCTTCACGATGCAGAGGCTGTTCTTGGGGATTTATTCATGGAGGATTTCTTGCCTTGGCTTCGATGGATTGATAATCTCTCTGGAATGGCGGCGAAGCTGGACAAGATTTTTCAAGACATGGATACTTTCTGTGAAGAAGTGATTGAAGAGCACATGAATCCGAATAGGCCGAAATCTATGGAAGGAGACATTATCGATGTTATGCTAAGGATGAAAAGAGATGGATCGGCTTCGTTTGATATCACACTTGATCACATCAAAGCACTACTTGTG GGTATAATAATCGGAGGCGGCGATGGGACTGCAACTGCTTTAGAGTGGGCGCTGACGGCGTTGATGAAGAAGCCTTTGTCGATGAAGAAAGTGCAAGCGGAGATAAGGCAGTTGGCCGGAAAGAAAGAGATGATCGATGAAGAAGACATAGAGAAACTGCCATATTTGAGGGCAGTTGTGAAGGAGACTTTGAGATTGTTTCCACCTGGTCCACTTTTACTCCCAAGAGAGACTATCAAGAAATGTAGTATAAATGGTTATGAGATTGAAGGTGGAACAATGGTGTATATCAATGCTTGGGCTATTGCAAGAGACCCCACCACGTGGGAAAATGCAGATGAGTTCTTGCCGGAGAGATTCTTGGCGGCTGAGATCGACGTGAGGGGTCAGAATCCGATGGTGATTCCGTTTGGATTTGGCCGGAGAGGGTGTCCTGGGATTGGAATGGGTATGTCTGCAATCGAACTTGCATTGGCAAATGTTTTGCACAAATTTGAATGGGAATTGCCTCATGGAATGAAGGAGGAAGACATTGATTTCGATTCCGAGCCTGGATTTGGATTGCATAAGAAGAATGCTCTTCGCCTTGTTGCCAAAGTTGTGatgtaa